One Bernardetia sp. genomic window, GTGTAGCACTAAAATTCATAAGGTAGTAAGTCTTAGTTAGAACTCACTAAGACAGGCGCACCTAATTTTGGGTAGAGGGAAACAAACTTTGTTTCTGTTACTTCCTCATTCTCAAAACTACCTATTAGATACGCCTTAGCCTTTCCCAAACTATTTCCTAAGTCAATTTTTAAATTGTTCATGACTATGTTTTTATATAAGTCATTCAACTCTTTACGAGTATCTGCCAATTCCTTTCTAGTATCAGATAGTTGTTTTACGAAAGAGTAGTTTTCTTTTAATAATTCACTATCATTTTTTATCTCTGTCTCTTCACTTACTGATAAATTTTCTAATTCGCTCATGAAAAATGAAGGTTGTAGATTAAATAGTTTGCACAAACCTATTAGTACATTCGTTTCTACACTATCTCTGCCATATATCCTACGAAGTGTAGGAATACTGATTTTTAGTTTTTCAGCTACTTCAGCTTGAGAAAAAGAAGATTCTTCAATAACTTTTTTTATTTTTTTACCTATCATATTTGATTGATTTACAGTTAGTTAGAAAAATTATTTACAATAAACGTTCATATATGAGCGTTTATATTTTTTTATAGGAAAATATTTTCTATATTTGTAACACAATGTAATACAAATATAGCAAACTTTAGAATATTATAGAAAAACAGTTTGCGAGTAGTTCACAAACTTTTTTTTGATAAGTAAAAAAAAATTGTATGGCAACTGAAAAAACACAAGAAGAACAGGTACAGTTTGGGTCGGTAAGAGTATTGAAATCTATCTATGACCCTATGAAAGCCTTTTTAGAAAAGAAGAGTAGAAAATGGTCTTGGTTTGCCAGAGGG contains:
- a CDS encoding helix-turn-helix domain-containing protein, with translation MIGKKIKKVIEESSFSQAEVAEKLKISIPTLRRIYGRDSVETNVLIGLCKLFNLQPSFFMSELENLSVSEETEIKNDSELLKENYSFVKQLSDTRKELADTRKELNDLYKNIVMNNLKIDLGNSLGKAKAYLIGSFENEEVTETKFVSLYPKLGAPVLVSSN